The proteins below are encoded in one region of Misgurnus anguillicaudatus chromosome 24, ASM2758022v2, whole genome shotgun sequence:
- the slc13a5b gene encoding Na(+)/citrate cotransporter, whose protein sequence is MFSILKSLWKLKNGIVLFFTPLILLPLPVVINTKEANCAYVIILMAVYWCTEALPLAVTALLPAVLFPMFGIMQSKVVCMQYLKDTNLLFVGGLLVAVAVEHWNLHKRIALRVLLIVGVHPALLMLGFMGVTAFLSMWISNTATTAMMVPIVQAVLEQLNKQETELTQMTCSEQRSQAPEAEHKQPAKLEDREVVVRMLDISPEAAKQQESVDKTLMSKGMTLCVCYAASIGGTATLTGTGPNLVLKGQMNQLFPENGDVINFASWFGFAFPNMIIMLIIAWFWLQFVFMGFNFRKTWGCGAGRSEKEIGAYNVIREQHLHMGPMSFGELSVLALFILLVVLWFTRDPGFVAGWATYIFNIDAEYVTDATVAVFIAVLLFVLPSKPPRLFFRSSTGSETDAQLSTVPSSALLTWNVAQKKLPWNIVLLLGGGFALAKGSEESGLSRWIGNQLTPLHAIPPWAIVIILCLLIAVFTECTSNVATATLFLPVLASMSQSVGMNPLYVMVPCTLSASFAFMLPVATPPNAIVFSYGYLKVSDMAKTGIIMNVIGIVCITLAINTWGKAMFSLDTFPAWANQTEV, encoded by the exons ATGTTCTCAATACTAAAATCCTTATGGAAATTGAAGAATGGGATAGTTCTGTTCTTCACTCCTCTGATTCTTCTTCCACTACCGGTTGTCATCAACACAAAG GAGGCCAACTGTGCCTATGTAATCATATTAATGGCAGTATACTGGTGTACAGAGGCTCTTCCATTAGCTGTCACAGCACTGTTGCCTGCTGTCCTTTTTCCAATGTTTGGCATTATGCAATCCAAAGTG gtGTGTATGCAATACCTGAAAGATACTAACTTGCTCTTTGTGGGAGGGTTGCTGGTGGCTGTGGCAGTCGAACACTGGAACCTGCACAAGCGCATTGCCCTCAGAGTGCTGCTCATTGTTGGGGTGCACCCAGCACT CCTTATGTTGGGCTTCATGGGAGTGACGGCTTTCCTCTCCATGTGGATCAGTAACACAGCCACCACGGCTATGATGGTCCCCATAGTACAGGCCGTGCTGGAGCAGCTGAATAAACAGGAGACAGAACTTACTCAGATGACCTGCAGTGAACAGCGGTCTCAGGCCCCGGAGGCTGAGCACAAACAACCAGCCAAGCTTGAAGACAGAGAAG TGGTGGTGCGCATGTTGGATATCTCACCAGAAGCTGCCAAGCAGCAAGAGTCTGTTGACAAAACTCTTATGTCTAAGGGAatgactttgtgtgtgtgttatgctGCTAGCATTGGGGGAACAGCAACACTTACAGGCACTGGACCCAATCTGGTACTTAAGGGTCAGATGAACCA GTTATTTCCTGAGAATGGTGATGTCATCAACTTTGCTTCATGGTTTGGATTTGCATTCCCAAACATGATCATCATGCTGATAATAGCCTGGTTCTGGCTTCAGTTTGTTTTCATGGGATTCAA CTTCCGAAAGACATGGGGCTGTGGAGCAGGGAGGTCAGAGAAGGAAATCGGTGCCTACAACGTCATCCGCGAGCAGCATCTTCATATGGGACCGATGTCTTTTGGAGAACTCAGTGTTCTGGCTCTCTTCATTTTGCTTGTGGTTCTGTGGTTCACCCGAGATCCTGGATTTGTGGCAGGCTGGGCAACCTACATTTTCAACATAGATGCAGA atatgtgaCAGATGCTACTGTTGCTGTCTTCATTGCTGTGCTGCTTTTCGTTCTTCCATCAAAACCGCCTCGACTTTTCTTCCGGTCATCGACCGGCTCTGAAACAG ATGCCCAACTTTCCACTGTTCCCAGTTCAGCTCTGCTCACCTGGAATGTTGCTCAGAAGAAATTACCTTGGAACATAGTTTTGCTCCTGGGTGGAGGATTTGCATTGGCCAAAGGTAGCGAG GAGTCCGGACTATCAAGATGGATCGGAAACCAGTTAACTCCCCTACATGCCATCCCTCCATGGGCTATTGTTATCATTTTGTGCCTCCTAATTGCCGTTTTTACTGAATGCACCAGCAATGTGGCTACAGCAACCCTTTTCCTCCCTGTTCTTGCTTCTATG TCTCAGTCTGTGGGAATGAATCCTCTGTACGTCATGGTGCCATGCACACTCAGTGCTTCCTTTGCATTCATGTTACCTGTGGCAACTCCTCCAAATGCTATAGTCTTCTCATACGGATACCTCAAGGTTTCAGACATG GCAAAGACAGGCATAATAATGAATGTCATAGGAATTGTCTGCATCACTTTAGCCATCAACACCTGGGGCAAAGCAATGTTCAGCCTAGACACATTTCCTGCTTGGGCCAACCAAACAGAAGTATGA